In a genomic window of Gossypium arboreum isolate Shixiya-1 chromosome 9, ASM2569848v2, whole genome shotgun sequence:
- the LOC108456284 gene encoding nucleoside diphosphate kinase 3-like isoform X1, with translation MSSHICKSASRVVRSLLSASKTSRFFTAEGRAVAAATAVSLNSKVPLLASSAYGNGGSANASRGWLSGMFALPMAAYMVQDQEAHAAQMERTFIAIKPDGVQRGLIAEIISRFERKGFKLVAIKILVPSKEFAQKHYHDLKDRPFFNGLCAFLSSGPVVAMVWEGEGVIKYGRKLIGATDPQKSEPGTIRGDLAVVVGRNIIHGSDGPETAEDEINLWFKPQELVSYKSNAEKWIYEGNR, from the exons atgaGCTCTCACATTTGCAAATCTGCTTCTAGAGTCGTCCGATCACTCCTTTCAGCTTCGAAGACCTCTCGCTTTTTCACTG CAGAAGGGCGGGCAGTAGCTGCAGCAACAGCAGTTTCGCTTAACAGTAAGGTGCCTCTTTTAGCTTCATCAGCTTATGGAAATGGTGGTTCAGCCAATGCATCAAGAGGATGGCTTTCAGGAATGTTTGCTCTTCCAATGGCAG CTTACATGGTTCAGGACCAAGAAGCTCACGCTGCACAG ATGGAGCGCACTTTCATTGCTATCAAGCCTGATGGAGTACAAAGAGGGCTT ATTGCAGAAATCATATCTCGTTTTGAGCGGAAAGGGTTCAAGCTTGTGGCTATCAAGATCTTGGTTCCTTCAAAGGAATTTGCCCAGAAACATTACCACGACTTGAAAGACAGACCCTTCTTCAATGGCCTCTGTGCATTCCTCAGCTCAGGCCCTGTGGTTgctatg GTTTGGGAAGGAGAGGGAGTCATAAAGTATGGCCGGAAACTCATCGGAGCAACCGATCCTCAGAAATCGGAGCCTGGAACCATCAGAGGTGACCTAGCAGTGGTTGTGGGAAG AAATATAATTCATGGGAGTGATGGTCCTGAGACAGCCGAGGATGAAATCAACTTATGGTTCAAGCCACAAGAACTGGTTAGCTATAAAAGCAACGCAGAGAAATGGATCTATGAAGGCAATCGATGA
- the LOC108456284 gene encoding nucleoside diphosphate kinase 3-like isoform X2: MSSHICKSASRVVRSLLSASKTSRFFTEGRAVAAATAVSLNSKVPLLASSAYGNGGSANASRGWLSGMFALPMAAYMVQDQEAHAAQMERTFIAIKPDGVQRGLIAEIISRFERKGFKLVAIKILVPSKEFAQKHYHDLKDRPFFNGLCAFLSSGPVVAMVWEGEGVIKYGRKLIGATDPQKSEPGTIRGDLAVVVGRNIIHGSDGPETAEDEINLWFKPQELVSYKSNAEKWIYEGNR; encoded by the exons atgaGCTCTCACATTTGCAAATCTGCTTCTAGAGTCGTCCGATCACTCCTTTCAGCTTCGAAGACCTCTCGCTTTTTCACTG AAGGGCGGGCAGTAGCTGCAGCAACAGCAGTTTCGCTTAACAGTAAGGTGCCTCTTTTAGCTTCATCAGCTTATGGAAATGGTGGTTCAGCCAATGCATCAAGAGGATGGCTTTCAGGAATGTTTGCTCTTCCAATGGCAG CTTACATGGTTCAGGACCAAGAAGCTCACGCTGCACAG ATGGAGCGCACTTTCATTGCTATCAAGCCTGATGGAGTACAAAGAGGGCTT ATTGCAGAAATCATATCTCGTTTTGAGCGGAAAGGGTTCAAGCTTGTGGCTATCAAGATCTTGGTTCCTTCAAAGGAATTTGCCCAGAAACATTACCACGACTTGAAAGACAGACCCTTCTTCAATGGCCTCTGTGCATTCCTCAGCTCAGGCCCTGTGGTTgctatg GTTTGGGAAGGAGAGGGAGTCATAAAGTATGGCCGGAAACTCATCGGAGCAACCGATCCTCAGAAATCGGAGCCTGGAACCATCAGAGGTGACCTAGCAGTGGTTGTGGGAAG AAATATAATTCATGGGAGTGATGGTCCTGAGACAGCCGAGGATGAAATCAACTTATGGTTCAAGCCACAAGAACTGGTTAGCTATAAAAGCAACGCAGAGAAATGGATCTATGAAGGCAATCGATGA